The genomic DNA CATCTTTCTGTCCTGCATCTGGAACTCAGCTTTATCAGATTGTTATGTATGTCCTTTGAAGAGGAACTGAGACACTGTTTTATTGCTGAACAATTACTTCTTGGCTGCTTTCCCTTTGATCCCTTACTTCCCTTAAGATCTTGTGGCCAAGTCTAGACCACAAAATGCCTATGGCTAAAATGGCTTCTCTAATGTTAAGAAAGCCCTTCCTAGTTCTCTTTCTCTGGGGACTCCCTATCCTATCTGCTTATAGAACTACTGTTTAATACTAATCTCTTGTGAGTTTGGTTGGTAAAGTTCTTTATCTCCCAGGGTTCTGCTCATTCCCAAGTACACTGAAAAAACTGCAAAGCTGAGGAGCTATTTGGAACATGATGGCCCATCTAGATTCATTGGCCACTCACTGAGGCCCGAGTTCTAGAAAGGTGTTGTTGAGAGgaaaatttgtttcctttttcccttgtAACTTAACTGGTACAATAATTATATTATATGAGATATCAAGAGGAGAACAAACAAATGTTTAATTACACGTATAGTACATGGCAGAGACCAGGAAAGCTGAGTAACTCACCAAGATGGCTTAAACACCATCTTTagctaaagacaaaaggagaTGTTGAGGGTGAGGAATCTATGGAAGATGATCAATAAAAACACAGTAAACAAGGATAAGATTGTTTattattgccttctccatcagtaaGTTTCTAGAATATGAGTCACCCCCACCCACCTTCCTGGTACAGCAGGAAGACACtcttacaaatggagatttccctTTTACCTGTAATTGTCTCTTGTGtgcattctaagttgcttcagttgtgtctgactctctgcaaccctatggaccatagtccacccggctcctctgtccatgggattctccaggctagaatactggagtgggttaccatgccctcctccaggggaccttcctgacccagggattgaacccatgtctcttctgtttcctgcattggcaggcgggtcttttaccactagctccacctaggaagcccaaatgTCTCCTACAGAAGAGTTATAAAAGTAACTTCTATTTGGTTTTCAGAATGTCTCTCATATCTGCTGATTCTTCAAAAATAACCAGGCTGAAATGACCCCTATGCCAAAGAGGCATATTTCAGGGTGGACATTTCTGCTTCCTTACTGTGTGCAAACTACTTTAAAATATCAGctaatttaaaattgttatattactgttgttctgtcactcagtcatgtccagctctttgtgaccccatggactgcagcacttcaggcttccctgtccttcaccatctcccagagcttgctcaaactcatgtccattgagtcagtgatgccatccaaccatcatcctctgtcatccccttctcctcctgccttcagtctttctcagcatcagggtcttcacatcaggtggccaaagtattggagcttcagctgcagcatcagtccttctaatgaatattcagagttgatttcctttagaattgactggtttgaacttcttgtagtccaagggactttcaagagttttctccaacaccacagtttaaaagcatcaattcttcagcattcagccttctttgtggttcaactctcacattcatatgtgcccactagaaaaactatagctttaactagacagacctttgccagcaaagtaatgtctctgctttttaatacgctgtctaggtttgtcaaggTATAAAACGTTTATACCTTGGtcttttttctagttgtttcaAGGTTTGAGTCATTTGTTGATGCTGGAGACTGAATAATAGTGTTTAGTATTTCTCCTTCACATACCTGCCCTGGGCATAATTATATGACATGAACATCTCTCTTACCCTGTGTCTCTATCCTCTATTTAGCAAACAGAACTACCATGGACATTACTTACTTCTGTCTTcaacatttccttctcccatataCTTCCTCTTTCCTTCAACAGAGTGTAAGTCTTAAGTCTCACTCTTGAACAGAGTTTCATTTTAAAGTCCTCTAACcttacaatggcaacccactccagcgttcttgcctggacaatcccagggatggcggagcctcgtgggctgccatctatggggtcgcacagagtcggacacgactgaagtgacttagcagcagcagagagagcagACAATTGCTGGGCACTTGTCATGTTTGTTTTCTCAAGGTTAAAATACCAATCAAAAGATGAGGATGGAAGAAAATCATTGTTgactgagcacctgctatgtgccaggaacaTGCTACATATTTTATACCTAATCAGCTTTGGCTACACCCACCAATCTGGGTGGAACTCAACATGTCCCCACCATTAATGCCTAGGTCACGTCTTATCCCCTACTTAGCGCATAAATAGTTATACATTCATCACACACAGAAACCTATTACACACagtagacacacacatatactttaaACCTATAAACAGTACACATCACATTTAAGCATAAGCTATATAACACACACTTAAAACACCTCTACTAATCACACAACACATACTCTGTATACATGAATACATGTCATACACATTGGAATGATATAATTTATTTAGGGATGGAAGATCATTCAGTTTGCAAAGGTATAAGGAGAATCAATATCAGGAAAATTCCTGGGATAGTAAAAACAGAGACTCCATATgtgcagaattaaaaaaaaaaaaaaaagaagaagaagaagaagaaaattagaTAGATGAGAGCGGAAGGGTATTCCAGACAGAGAAACAACACAGGCAGTTATGAGAGCAAGAAACCATGTGAAAAATGCTAAGTAGTTGAAAAATGTTGGCCCATAAATGTAAGGGCTCTTGATGTAGGCGGGGCCACCACTTGCAAGCACTGAACACTGAAAGCTGTGGGTGCGGGTGGACTTTCTAGTTGCTGATATCCTTTAATAACCGCATGTCCTCTATGCCGTCAACAAACCCATTCATGCCGCAATGGAATTCAATGTAGCTGTAGCTCTTGTAATCTTTGTAATTGCCTTTGCTGTTCTTCCGGATGCACTTGAGTACCTCGAAGGGATATGGggcccatatatatacatttctgtaGCTGTCTCTCCAGTTCCTCAGGCATATACGCTCAATTTTGTGCCATAAGATATAGATGAAGATGTGATAGTTCTTGTCTTTTGGAATGCCTCTTTCCCTCATCAGATCATTGCATTTGTACTTGCTGAATTCCCAATTTGTGCTCAGGTGGTGCTGTTTCATAAATTCCCTCCAGGAAAGGTTTTGGCTGTGTACAAGGAGCCCACATAGAGGAAACAGCAGAGCCAACAGAGAGCCTAGGACCTttagagtgggtgccatttcaGTCACCAGGACCACCTGTGGATCcacagggaagagagaggaaagcaTTATCTCACCACTGCCCTAAGAGCTGAGCTCCACCTTAAAATTCCTTTCTCTGTCAGTgtaggctgctgctaagtcgcttcagtcgtgtccgactctgtgcgaccccatagagggcagcctaccaggctctgctgtccctgggattctccaggcacgaacactggagtgggttgccatttccttctccaatgc from Ovis aries strain OAR_USU_Benz2616 breed Rambouillet chromosome 7, ARS-UI_Ramb_v3.0, whole genome shotgun sequence includes the following:
- the LOC105613768 gene encoding epididymal secretory protein E3-beta-like — its product is MAPTLKVLGSLLALLFPLCGLLVHSQNLSWREFMKQHHLSTNWEFSKYKCNDLMRERGIPKDKNYHIFIYILWHKIERICLRNWRDSYRNVYIWAPYPFEVLKCIRKNSKGNYKDYKSYSYIEFHCGMNGFVDGIEDMRLLKDISN